One stretch of Rattus norvegicus strain BN/NHsdMcwi chromosome 12, GRCr8, whole genome shotgun sequence DNA includes these proteins:
- the Chst12 gene encoding carbohydrate sulfotransferase 12 isoform X1 encodes MTKPRLFRLWLALGSALMILLIIVYWDNVGTAHFYLHTSLSRPHILEPLPTQGLAEENVLASDVDEFLDTLLSSDAKHNDLSRRKTEQPPVLTPSKPVLSHMEENVRGYDWSTHDAQQNPDRDRQQAERRSLLRDFCANASLAFPTKDRSFDDIPNYELNHLIVDDRHGVIYCYVPKVACTNWKRVMIVLSESLLDRGSPYRDPLDIPREHVHNTSTHLTFNKFWRRYGKFSRHLMKVKLKKYTKFLFVRDPFVRLISAFRSKFELENEEFYRKFAVPMLRLYANHTSLPASVSEAFSAGLKVSFANFIQYLLDPHTEKLAPFNEHWRQVYRLCHPCQIDYDFVGKLETLDEDAAQLLRSLKVDSQLHFPPSYRNRTASSWEEDWFANIPLAWRQQLYKLYEADFVLFGYPKPENLLRD; translated from the coding sequence ATGACCAAGCCGCGGCTCTTCCGGCTGTGGCTGGCACTAGGGTCGGCCCTCATGATTCTTTTGATCATTGTATATTGGGACAACGTGGGCACTGCCCACTTCTATCTGCATACGTCCCTGTCCAGGCCACACATCCTAGAACCCCTTCCCACCCAGGGGCTGGCAGAGGAGAACGTGTTGGCTTCCGATGTGGACGAGTTTTTGGACACGCTCCTTAGTTCTGACGCGAAACACAACGACCTTTCCAGGAGAAAAACTGAGCAGCCCCCGGTGCTCACCCCCAGCAAGCCAGTCTTGAGCCACATGGAGGAGAACGTGAGAGGCTACGACTGGTCCACCCATGATGCCCAGCAGAACCCAGACCGGGACAGGCAGCAGGCCGAGAGGAGGAGCCTGCTGAGGGATTTCTGTGCCAACGCCAGCCTGGCATTCCCCACCAAGGACCGCTCTTTTGACGACATCCCCAACTACGAACTGAACCACCTGATTGTGGACGACCGCCACGGGGTCATCTACTGCTACGTGCCCAAGGTGGCCTGCACCAACTGGAAGCGAGTGATGATCGTGCTGAGCGAGAGCCTGCTGGACCGGGGCAGCCCCTACCGAGACCCCCTGGACATCCCCCGGGAGCACGTGCACAACACCAGCACGCACCTGACCTTCAACAAGTTCTGGCGCCGCTACGGGAAGTTCTCCCGTCACCTCATGAAGGTCAAGCTGAAGAAGTACACCAAGTTCCTGTTCGTGCGCGACCCCTTCGTGCGCCTCATCTCAGCCTTCCGCAGCAAGTTCGAGCTGGAAAACGAGGAGTTTTACCGCAAGTTCGCGGTGCCCATGCTCCGGCTGTACGCCAACCACACCAGCCTGCCCGCCTCGGTGAGCGAGGCTTTCAGCGCAGGCCTCAAGGTCTCCTTCGCCAACTTCATCCAGTACCTCCTGGACCCACACACGGAGAAGCTGGCGCCCTTCAACGAGCACTGGCGACAGGTGTACCGCCTCTGCCACCCGTGCCAGATAGACTACGACTTCGTGGGGAAGCTGGAGACCCTGGATGAGGATGCTGCCCAGCTCCTGAGGTCCCTCAAGGTAGACTCCCAACTCCACTTCCCTCCCAGTTACCGGAACAGGACCGCCAGCAGCTGGGAGGAAGACTGGTTTGCCAACATCCCCCTGGCCTGGAGGCAACAGCTCTATAAACTCTACGAGGCCGACTTTGTTCTCTTTGGCTACCCCAAGCCAGAAAACCTGCTCAGGGACTGA